The following proteins are encoded in a genomic region of Alnus glutinosa chromosome 8, dhAlnGlut1.1, whole genome shotgun sequence:
- the LOC133876212 gene encoding G2/mitotic-specific cyclin S13-7-like codes for MGIASLLRSLLKKNAHKTNDEVEEDMYGFYRRIESQSRVKKNYLNDKVRLVLVDWLIEVHTELGFAPETLFLAVNIADRFLSAVVVPWSELQLVCTAALVIACKYEEEWFPSSVEFLYIPQTYFTCLFDASFSQEKINSMEKKILNKLGWKIMVPTIHSFLVEILASSDCGDTNQLLKNMAFYLGELAMSDYATTTTYSPSMIAASTIYAARSCILKQSHGWEKALQKTGYSKRQLACCAKLLLQLAKMTKHGMPERKVFEKYSDSTWDAVALIP; via the coding sequence ATGGGTATTGCTAGTCTCCTTCGTTCATTATTGAAAAAGAATGCGCACAAGACAAACGACGAGGTAGAAGAAGATATGTATGGCTTTTATAGGCGCATTGAGAGCCAGAGCAGAGTGAAGAAGAATTACTTGAATGACAAGGTAAGACTCGTTCTTGTAGATTGGCTGATAGAAGTACATACGGAATTGGGTTTTGCGCCGGAGACTCTGTTTCTTGCTGTCAACATTGCCGACCGCTTTCTCTCGGCGGTGGTTGTGCCGTGGTCTGAGTTGCAGCTGGTGTGTACCGCCGCCTTAGTCATAGCCTGCAAATATGAAGAGGAATGGTTCCCTTCTTCGGTCGAGTTCTTATACATCCCACAAACTTACTTCACATGCTTATTCGATGCTTCTTTCAGTCAAGAAAAAATCAATTCCATGGAAAAGAAAATCCTAAACAAGCTGGGATGGAAAATTATGGTTCCAACGATCCATTCTTTCTTGGTTGAAATTCTTGCATCTTCTGACTGTGGGGATACTAACCAACTCTTGAAGAACATGGCTTTCTATTTGGGCGAACTTGCGATGAGCGATTATGCTACCACTACAACGTATTCACCGTCCATGATTGCTGCCTCTACCATCTACGCAGCAAGATCCTGCATACTAAAACAGAGTCATGGCTGGGAAAAAGCTCTTCAGAAGACTGGTTATTCCAAACGACAACTAGCTTGCTGTGCTAAACTTCTTCTACAACTGGCTAAGATGACTAAACATGGGATGCCGGAAAGAAAGGTTTTTGAGAAATACTCGGATTCTACATGGGATGCAGTTGCTCTAATACCTTAA